A window of the Kosakonia sp. BYX6 genome harbors these coding sequences:
- the wcaF gene encoding colanic acid biosynthesis acetyltransferase WcaF, with protein MQDLQGFSVPQGFRGGNAIKVQLWWAVQATLFAWSPQVLYRWRAFLLRLFGAKIGKGVVIRPSVKITYPWKLTLGDYSWVGDDAVLYTLGDISIGANSVISQKCYLCTGSHDYMSAHFDINATPIVIGDKCWLATDVFVAPGVTIGDGTVVGARSSVFKSLAANVICRGNPAVVTRERVEKVTP; from the coding sequence ATGCAGGATTTACAAGGATTCTCCGTGCCGCAAGGCTTTCGGGGCGGCAACGCTATTAAGGTTCAACTATGGTGGGCGGTTCAGGCGACATTATTCGCATGGTCCCCGCAGGTGCTGTATCGCTGGCGCGCATTCTTATTGCGTTTATTTGGCGCAAAAATTGGTAAAGGCGTGGTTATTCGTCCATCGGTAAAAATTACCTACCCGTGGAAATTAACCTTAGGCGATTACAGCTGGGTAGGAGATGACGCAGTGTTATATACGCTGGGTGATATTTCTATCGGCGCGAACTCTGTGATTTCACAGAAATGTTATTTGTGCACCGGCAGTCACGATTATATGAGCGCGCATTTTGATATTAACGCGACGCCAATCGTGATTGGTGACAAGTGCTGGCTGGCGACGGATGTGTTTGTCGCCCCTGGCGTCACCATCGGCGACGGGACGGTAGTCGGTGCGCGCAGCAGTGTTTTTAAATCGCTTGCGGCAAACGTGATTTGCCGTGGCAATCCCGCAGTGGTAACGCGCGAACGCGTTGAAAAGGTAACTCCCTAA
- a CDS encoding GDP-mannose mannosyl hydrolase: protein MFLSHEDFATVVRSTPLISIDLIVENSRGEFLLGKRTNRPAQGYWFVPGGRVQKDEPLAAAFERLTQAELGLRLPMSAGEFYGVWQHFYDDNFSGPDFTTHYIVLGFRLRVDEQALALQPDQHDDYRWVSPETLVADPLVHDNSRAYFLDAQGVPGL, encoded by the coding sequence ATGTTTTTAAGTCATGAAGATTTTGCCACGGTGGTGCGTTCAACCCCGCTGATTTCCATCGATTTGATCGTGGAAAATTCGCGCGGCGAGTTTTTACTCGGCAAACGTACTAACCGTCCGGCCCAGGGATACTGGTTTGTGCCGGGCGGACGCGTGCAAAAGGATGAGCCGCTGGCCGCCGCTTTCGAGCGGCTGACCCAGGCTGAGCTGGGACTGCGCCTGCCGATGTCGGCAGGTGAGTTTTACGGCGTCTGGCAGCACTTCTATGACGATAACTTCTCCGGCCCGGATTTCACCACCCACTACATTGTGCTGGGTTTTCGCCTGCGCGTGGACGAGCAAGCGCTTGCCCTGCAGCCGGATCAGCACGATGACTATCGCTGGGTGTCGCCGGAGACGTTAGTTGCCGACCCGCTGGTGCATGACAACAGCCGTGCCTATTTCCTCGACGCGCAGGGAGTGCCGGGCTTATGA
- the fcl gene encoding GDP-L-fucose synthase, producing the protein MTTQRVFVAGHRGMVGSAIVRQLEQRADIELVLRSREELNLLDSASVDAFFAAERIDQVYLAAAKVGGIVANNTYPADFIYENMMIESNIIHAAHKHDVNKLLFLGSSCIYPKLANQPIAESELLQGTLEPTNEPYAIAKIAGIKLCESYNRQYDRDYRSVMPTNLYGPHDNFHPSNSHVIPALLRRFHEATQENTPDVVVWGSGTPMREFLHVDDMAAASIHVQELAREVWQENTEPMLSHINVGTGVDCTIRELAQTVASVVGYKGRVVFDATKPDGTPRKLLDVTRLHQLGWYHEISLEAGLASTYQWFLENQHRFRG; encoded by the coding sequence ATGACCACACAACGTGTTTTTGTGGCTGGCCATCGCGGGATGGTGGGGTCAGCTATCGTAAGGCAGCTCGAACAGCGTGCGGATATCGAACTGGTGTTGCGTTCCCGCGAGGAACTGAACCTGCTGGATTCCGCCTCTGTGGACGCGTTTTTCGCGGCGGAGCGTATCGATCAGGTTTACCTGGCGGCGGCGAAAGTGGGCGGTATTGTGGCAAACAATACCTACCCGGCGGACTTCATCTACGAAAATATGATGATTGAGAGCAACATCATTCACGCCGCGCATAAGCATGACGTGAACAAGCTGTTGTTCCTCGGTTCGTCCTGCATCTACCCGAAACTGGCGAATCAACCGATCGCGGAAAGTGAGCTGTTACAGGGGACGCTGGAACCGACTAACGAGCCTTACGCGATTGCGAAAATTGCCGGTATCAAGCTGTGCGAGTCTTACAACCGCCAGTACGACCGTGATTATCGTTCGGTGATGCCGACCAACCTGTACGGGCCGCACGATAACTTCCACCCGAGCAACTCGCACGTGATCCCTGCGCTGCTGCGACGCTTCCACGAAGCGACCCAGGAAAACACGCCGGATGTGGTGGTGTGGGGTAGCGGTACGCCGATGCGTGAATTCCTGCATGTGGATGATATGGCCGCGGCCAGCATTCATGTTCAGGAACTGGCGCGCGAAGTGTGGCAAGAAAACACCGAACCGATGCTGTCCCATATCAATGTCGGTACCGGCGTGGACTGCACCATTCGCGAGCTGGCGCAAACCGTGGCGAGCGTGGTGGGCTACAAAGGTCGCGTGGTGTTTGACGCCACTAAACCAGACGGCACGCCGCGCAAACTGCTGGATGTGACACGCCTGCATCAGCTTGGCTGGTATCACGAGATCTCACTGGAAGCGGGGCTTGCGAGCACCTATCAGTGGTTCCTTGAAAACCAGCACCGGTTCCGGGGGTAG
- the gmd gene encoding GDP-mannose 4,6-dehydratase — MSKVALITGVTGQDGSYLAELLLEKGYEVHGIKRRASSFNTERVDHIYQDPHTTNPKFHLHYGDLTDSSNLTRILQEVQPDEVYNLGAMSHVAVSFESPEYTADVDAMGTLRLLEAIRFLGLEKKTRFYQASTSELYGLVQEIPQKETTPFYPRSPYAVAKLYAYWITVNYRESYGMYACNGILFNHESPRRGETFVTRKITRAIANIAQGLESCLYLGNMDSLRDWGHAKDYVKMQWMMLQQDKPEDFVIATGVQYSVRQFVEFAAAQLGIKLRFEGTGVEEKGIVVSVTGHDAPGVKPGDVIIAVDPRYFRPAEVETLLGDPTKAHERLGWKPETTLQEMVSEMVAKDLEAAKKHSLLKAHGYEVAIALES; from the coding sequence ATGTCTAAAGTCGCTCTCATCACCGGCGTTACCGGGCAAGATGGCTCTTATCTGGCAGAACTGCTTCTGGAAAAGGGTTACGAAGTTCACGGCATTAAACGCCGCGCTTCCTCATTCAATACTGAGCGTGTTGATCATATTTACCAGGATCCGCACACCACCAATCCGAAGTTCCACCTGCATTACGGCGACCTGACCGATTCGTCAAACCTGACCCGTATCCTGCAGGAAGTTCAGCCGGATGAAGTCTACAACTTGGGTGCGATGAGCCATGTTGCGGTTTCTTTCGAATCCCCGGAATACACCGCTGACGTTGACGCCATGGGTACATTGCGTCTGCTGGAAGCGATTCGTTTCCTCGGCCTTGAGAAGAAAACCCGTTTCTACCAGGCCTCCACGTCTGAACTGTATGGTCTGGTGCAGGAAATCCCGCAGAAAGAGACCACGCCGTTCTACCCGCGCTCTCCGTATGCCGTCGCCAAACTGTACGCTTACTGGATCACCGTCAACTACCGTGAATCCTATGGCATGTACGCCTGTAACGGCATCCTGTTCAACCACGAATCTCCGCGTCGCGGCGAAACCTTCGTGACCCGCAAAATCACCCGCGCTATCGCCAACATCGCCCAGGGCCTGGAATCTTGCCTGTACCTCGGCAACATGGACTCCCTGCGTGACTGGGGCCATGCGAAAGATTACGTGAAAATGCAGTGGATGATGCTGCAACAGGACAAACCGGAAGATTTCGTTATCGCCACCGGCGTGCAGTACTCCGTGCGTCAATTCGTCGAATTCGCGGCGGCACAACTCGGTATCAAACTGCGCTTTGAAGGCACTGGCGTGGAAGAGAAAGGTATCGTCGTTTCTGTGACCGGTCACGACGCGCCGGGCGTGAAACCGGGTGATGTGATTATCGCCGTTGACCCGCGTTACTTCCGTCCTGCTGAAGTGGAAACCCTGCTGGGCGACCCGACCAAAGCACACGAGCGTCTGGGCTGGAAACCGGAAACCACGCTGCAAGAAATGGTCTCTGAAATGGTGGCAAAAGATCTGGAAGCAGCGAAAAAACACTCACTGCTTAAGGCCCACGGTTACGAGGTTGCCATCGCGCTGGAGTCCTGA
- the wcaE gene encoding colanic acid biosynthesis glycosyltransferase WcaE — MLLSVITVAFRNYEGVMKTWQSLAHLAKAQNIEFEWIVVDGGSQDGTEEFLKSLNGQYNLRYISERDKGIYDAMNKGIDMAAGRFALFLNSGDIFHEEIVDVVRQLDEESENAMYIGDAMLDFGDGTKLRRGAKHGWYIYHSLPASHQAIFFPVNGLKTYPYDLQFKVSSDYALAARMFKAGFPFKRLKGLVSEFSMGGVSTSNNLELCQDARKVQRTILHVPGFWAQLSYMLRLRTTGKAKALYNKA, encoded by the coding sequence ATGCTGCTAAGTGTTATTACTGTCGCGTTTCGCAATTATGAAGGTGTGATGAAGACCTGGCAGTCGCTGGCTCACCTGGCGAAAGCGCAGAATATCGAATTCGAATGGATTGTCGTAGACGGCGGCTCGCAAGATGGCACTGAGGAATTTCTGAAAAGCCTCAACGGGCAATATAATTTACGTTACATCAGCGAACGCGATAAAGGCATATACGACGCCATGAATAAAGGTATCGATATGGCCGCGGGACGCTTTGCGTTGTTTCTGAATTCTGGCGATATATTCCATGAAGAAATTGTGGATGTTGTTCGCCAGTTGGACGAAGAATCAGAAAACGCGATGTATATTGGCGACGCGATGCTGGATTTCGGCGACGGCACCAAATTACGTCGTGGCGCTAAACATGGCTGGTATATTTATCACAGCTTACCGGCCAGCCATCAGGCAATATTTTTCCCAGTTAATGGTTTGAAAACTTACCCCTACGATCTGCAATTTAAAGTCTCTTCCGATTACGCGTTAGCAGCCAGAATGTTTAAAGCGGGCTTTCCCTTTAAGCGTTTGAAAGGGCTGGTATCTGAATTTTCCATGGGCGGCGTATCCACTTCCAATAACCTTGAATTATGTCAGGACGCCCGAAAGGTCCAACGCACAATATTGCACGTGCCGGGTTTTTGGGCGCAGTTGTCTTATATGTTGCGTTTAAGAACGACGGGTAAAGCAAAGGCCTTATATAACAAAGCATAA